A region from the uncultured Stenotrophomonas sp. genome encodes:
- the macB gene encoding macrolide transport protein (ABC superfamily, atp_bind (N-terminal), membrane (C-terminal)) (Evidence 2a : Function of homologous gene experimentally demonstrated in an other organism; Product type t : transporter) yields the protein MNQPLLQLRDLRREFPAGEDTIAVLKDVNLDIHAGEMVAIVGQSGSGKSTLMNILGCLDRPTVGSYKVAGRETGRMEPDELAELRREHFGFIFQRYHLLGDLDARGNVEVPAVYAGTPAAARRQRVEALLARLGLDERMGHKPGQLSGGQQQRVSIARALMNGGEVILADEPTGALDSASGEEVMKILGELHAEGHTIIIVTHDMHVAEHAQRIIEIHDGEIVADRGNDKVAGFQPRQRTVPAKTGGSAFQAARDRFLEAFRMALLAMNAHRLRTFLTMLGIIIGIASVVSVVAMGNGSQQQILQNISALGTNTIDVYPGRGFGDMRSGRVQTLKGSDADALATQSYIDSATPSVSSSVTARVGNKAASAQVSGIGEQYFRVKGMTLVSGRYFDAGEVKALAQVVVIDENTASQLFGSDDPLGKVVLLGNVPARVVGIAKRQSMGFGGSTSLNVWVPYTTVMARMLGQSHLSSITLRVKDDTPMDAAQSAITRLLTLRHGTEDFFLSNTAEIRETIESTTRTMTLLIGAIAAIALVVGGIGVMNIMLVSVTERTREIGVRMAVGARQSDIRQQFLIEAVLVCLLGGVLGIALALGIGWAFKSFGASFTLLFSTGSIVAAFACSTLIGVAFGFLPARNAAQLDPVEALARE from the coding sequence ATGAACCAGCCGCTGCTGCAACTGCGCGACCTGCGCCGCGAATTCCCGGCCGGCGAGGACACCATCGCCGTGCTCAAGGACGTCAACCTCGACATCCACGCCGGCGAGATGGTCGCCATCGTCGGCCAGTCCGGCTCGGGCAAGTCCACGCTGATGAACATCCTCGGCTGCCTGGACCGCCCCACCGTCGGCTCCTACAAGGTGGCCGGGCGCGAGACCGGCAGGATGGAGCCGGACGAACTGGCCGAACTGCGCCGCGAGCATTTCGGCTTCATCTTCCAGCGCTACCACCTGCTCGGCGACCTCGACGCACGTGGCAACGTGGAAGTGCCCGCGGTCTACGCCGGTACCCCGGCGGCGGCGCGGCGCCAGCGCGTCGAGGCGCTGCTGGCGCGGCTGGGGCTGGACGAACGCATGGGCCACAAGCCCGGCCAGCTGTCCGGCGGCCAGCAGCAGCGCGTATCGATCGCACGTGCGCTGATGAACGGCGGCGAGGTGATCCTGGCCGACGAGCCCACCGGCGCGCTGGACAGCGCCTCGGGCGAGGAAGTGATGAAGATCCTCGGTGAGCTGCACGCCGAGGGCCACACCATCATCATCGTCACCCACGACATGCACGTGGCCGAGCACGCCCAGCGCATCATCGAGATCCACGACGGCGAAATCGTCGCCGACCGCGGCAACGACAAGGTGGCCGGGTTCCAGCCGCGGCAACGCACGGTGCCGGCGAAGACCGGCGGCAGCGCCTTCCAGGCCGCGCGCGACCGTTTCCTCGAAGCCTTCCGCATGGCCCTGCTGGCGATGAACGCGCACCGTCTGCGCACCTTCCTGACCATGCTCGGCATCATCATCGGCATCGCCTCGGTGGTGTCGGTGGTGGCGATGGGCAACGGCTCGCAGCAGCAGATCCTGCAGAACATCAGCGCACTGGGCACCAACACCATCGACGTGTACCCCGGCCGCGGCTTCGGCGACATGCGCTCGGGCCGGGTGCAGACACTCAAGGGCAGCGACGCCGACGCGCTGGCCACCCAGAGCTACATCGACAGCGCCACCCCCAGCGTGTCCAGTTCGGTGACCGCGCGGGTCGGCAACAAGGCCGCCTCGGCGCAGGTCAGCGGCATCGGCGAGCAGTATTTCCGGGTCAAGGGCATGACCCTGGTGTCCGGCCGCTACTTCGACGCCGGCGAGGTCAAGGCGCTGGCGCAGGTGGTGGTGATCGACGAGAACACCGCCAGCCAGCTGTTCGGCAGCGACGATCCGCTGGGCAAGGTGGTGCTGCTGGGCAACGTGCCGGCGCGGGTGGTCGGCATCGCCAAACGCCAGTCGATGGGCTTCGGCGGCAGCACCAGCCTCAACGTGTGGGTGCCCTACACCACGGTGATGGCGCGCATGCTCGGCCAGAGCCACCTCAGCAGCATCACCCTGCGGGTGAAGGACGACACGCCGATGGACGCGGCGCAGTCGGCCATCACCCGGCTGCTGACCCTGCGCCACGGCACCGAGGATTTCTTCCTCAGCAACACCGCCGAAATCCGCGAAACCATCGAGTCCACCACCCGCACCATGACCCTGCTGATCGGCGCCATCGCCGCCATCGCGCTGGTGGTGGGCGGCATCGGCGTGATGAACATCATGCTGGTGTCGGTGACCGAACGTACCCGCGAGATCGGCGTGCGCATGGCCGTGGGCGCACGCCAGAGCGACATCCGCCAGCAGTTCCTGATCGAGGCGGTGCTGGTGTGCCTGCTCGGCGGCGTGCTCGGCATCGCCCTGGCGCTGGGCATCGGCTGGGCGTTCAAGAGCTTCGGCGCCAGCTTCACCCTGCTGTTCTCCACCGGCTCGATCGTCGCCGCCTTCGCCTGCTCGACCTTGATCGGCGTGGCGTTCGGCTTCCTGCCGGCCCGCAACGCCGCCCAGCTCGACCCGGTCGAGGCACTGGCCCGCGAGTGA
- a CDS encoding Efflux transporter, RND family, MFP subunit has translation MPCVVAAVRAGQTVADAAFSGPERETTVKLPLPKTRRNRLLLAAALLVLVAAALYWGLRKPAAPSLATSPVTRGNLEQTVDATGVIDAYTLVSVGAQASGQIKSLKVQLGDVVKQGDLIAEIDSTTQQNSLMNAEAALENIRAQRAVQQATLREAELAFERQKQMLADEATSRAEYEGAEAKLATARAQVRALDAQTRQRETELGTARANLGYTRITAPIDGTVVAVVAEEGRTVNANQSAPTIVKLARLDLVTVNAEISEADVVKVKAGMPVYFTILGNPDHKYEAKLRTVNPAPASISSDSTSSSSSSSSSSSAVYYNALFDVENPDGTLRIDMTAQVSVLLAQARDALLIPTVALGPKVPEGGPGRADGDAPRQRGNGNAARPQGDGAQRPRRQQPDAAALAASNSYIVRVVGKDGQPEPRRIKAGLNNGSSVEVLEGLAEGDLVVVGEVTDAERASARSTMRGPMMMGGPRR, from the coding sequence ATGCCGTGCGTTGTGGCCGCCGTGCGCGCCGGCCAGACTGTCGCCGACGCCGCATTCAGCGGCCCCGAGCGCGAGACCACCGTGAAGTTGCCCCTGCCCAAGACCCGCCGCAATCGCCTCCTGCTGGCCGCCGCCCTGCTCGTGCTGGTCGCCGCCGCCCTCTACTGGGGCCTGCGCAAGCCGGCCGCGCCCTCGCTGGCGACCTCGCCGGTGACCCGCGGCAACCTGGAGCAGACCGTGGACGCCACCGGCGTGATCGACGCCTACACACTGGTCAGCGTTGGCGCGCAGGCCTCGGGCCAGATCAAGTCGCTGAAGGTGCAACTGGGCGACGTGGTCAAGCAGGGCGACCTGATCGCCGAGATCGACTCCACCACCCAGCAGAACAGCCTGATGAACGCCGAGGCGGCGCTGGAGAACATCCGTGCCCAGCGCGCGGTGCAACAGGCCACGCTGCGCGAGGCCGAGCTGGCGTTCGAACGGCAGAAGCAGATGCTGGCCGACGAGGCCACCTCGCGCGCCGAGTACGAAGGCGCCGAGGCCAAGCTGGCCACCGCGCGGGCGCAGGTGCGCGCGCTCGACGCGCAGACCCGGCAGCGCGAAACCGAGCTGGGCACCGCCCGCGCCAACCTCGGCTACACCCGCATCACCGCGCCGATCGACGGTACCGTGGTGGCGGTGGTGGCCGAGGAAGGCCGCACCGTCAACGCCAACCAGTCGGCACCGACCATCGTCAAGCTGGCGCGGCTGGACCTGGTGACGGTCAACGCCGAGATTTCCGAGGCCGACGTGGTCAAGGTCAAGGCGGGCATGCCGGTGTACTTCACCATCCTCGGCAACCCGGACCACAAGTACGAAGCCAAGCTGCGCACGGTGAACCCTGCGCCGGCCTCGATCAGCTCGGACAGCACCAGCAGCAGTTCGTCCTCCTCCAGCTCCAGCTCAGCGGTCTACTACAACGCGCTGTTCGACGTGGAGAACCCGGATGGCACCCTGCGCATCGACATGACCGCGCAGGTGTCGGTGCTGCTGGCACAGGCCAGGGACGCGCTGCTGATCCCCACCGTCGCCCTCGGCCCCAAGGTGCCCGAGGGCGGCCCCGGCCGTGCCGACGGCGACGCCCCGCGCCAGCGCGGCAACGGCAACGCGGCACGCCCGCAGGGCGACGGCGCGCAGCGCCCGCGCCGCCAGCAGCCCGATGCGGCCGCACTGGCTGCCAGCAACAGCTACATCGTGCGCGTGGTCGGCAAGGACGGCCAGCCCGAGCCGCGCCGGATCAAGGCCGGCCTGAACAACGGCTCCAGCGTCGAGGTGCTCGAAGGCCTGGCCGAGGGCGACCTGGTGGTGGTCGGCGAAGTGACCGACGCCGAGCGCGCCAGCGCCCGCAGCACCATGCGTGGGCCGATGATGATGGGTGGCCCGCGCCGATGA